From a region of the Helianthus annuus cultivar XRQ/B chromosome 5, HanXRQr2.0-SUNRISE, whole genome shotgun sequence genome:
- the LOC110940020 gene encoding uncharacterized protein LOC110940020: MVKKMSSFSGLEIGLGVLFVCILLVLSAELYYLLFWKKRLSKKRVDVENQHIPSSNITHSSYTSCWKTSKSIKTQEKDMQTHIKQQDSDMGLGKDLVLKGLGDESLDLELMRLHNLCGPPRFLFTINEETKEDLESEVSKKGSRTGSFSDILDTLGTPFLSPLASPLKVPQQHNLEAYAYNYNGMNPLFDSNEFGINKMRSSPPPSFKFLRDAEEKLLKRLMQMEGEKRGILKSVDQDSPRKQEGKDASFVKFVVSKGKSEGGHHLVSTSSKVLPLPCSPTKTTMATIDKKR, encoded by the coding sequence ATGGTAAAAAAAATGTCATCTTTTAGTGGTCTAGAGATTGGTTTGGGTGTCCTCTTTGTATGTATTCTCTTGGTTCTATCTGCTGAGCTCTACTATCTTCTGTTTTGGAAGAAAAGGCTCTCCAAAAAAAGGGTAGATGTTGAAAACCAACATATTCCATCTTCCAACATTACCCACTCTTCTTACACTTCATGTTGGAAAACCTCAAAATCCATCAAAACCCAAGAAAAAGATATGCAAACCCATATCAAACAACAAGATTCAGACATGGGTTTGGGTAAAGATTTGGTGTTAAAAGGATTGGGAGATGAAAGTTTGGATCTTGAGCTCATGAGGCTGCATAACCTATGTGGACCACCTAGGTTTCTGTTCACAATCAATGAAGAGACCAAAGAAGATTTGGAGTCTGAGGTGAGCAAAAAGGGGTCAAGAACAGGAAGCTTTAGTGACATTCTTGATACTTTGGGGACACCATTTTTGTCTCCTCTTGCTTCACCATTAAAGGTCCCACAACAACACAACTTGGAGGCTTATGCTTATAATTACAATGGAATGAATCCTCTGTTTGACTCCAATGAGTTTGGGATTAACAAGATGAGAtcttcaccaccaccatcattcaagTTCTTGAGAGATGCAGAAGAAAAGCTTTTGAAAAGATTGATGCAAATGGAGGGTGAGAAAAGGGGAATTCTCAAGAGTGTGGATCAAGATTCTCCAAGAAAACAAGAGGGAAAAGATGCTTCTTTTGTGAAATTTGTTGTTAGTAAAGGTAAAAGTGAAGGTGGGCATCATCTTGTTTCAACAAGTTCAAAGGTTCTTCCATTGCCTTGTTCTCCTACTAAAACAACAATGGCTACAATTGACAAGAAAAGGTGA